Proteins encoded by one window of SAR324 cluster bacterium:
- a CDS encoding response regulator, which yields MDLEKILALTKNLSVLIVEDELALRESFQFLLQNLFAEVDTAEDGQEALNKMDERDYDIVLTDLSMPRMSGL from the coding sequence ATGGACTTAGAAAAAATATTAGCTCTCACAAAGAATTTAAGTGTCCTGATCGTAGAAGATGAACTTGCGTTGCGAGAGTCTTTCCAGTTTCTACTGCAGAACCTATTTGCCGAGGTCGACACCGCAGAAGATGGCCAGGAAGCTCTCAACAAAATGGATGAGCGAGATTACGATATCGTTTTGACGGACCTGAGCATGCCTCGCATGAGTGGATTA